From one Nycticebus coucang isolate mNycCou1 chromosome 14, mNycCou1.pri, whole genome shotgun sequence genomic stretch:
- the RAG2 gene encoding V(D)J recombination-activating protein 2 translates to MSLQMVTVSNNIGLIQPGFSLMNFDGQVFFFGQKGWPKRSCPTGVFHFDIKHNHLKLKPTVFSKDSCYLPPLRYPATCTVKGSSESEKHQYIIHGGKTPNNELSDKIYVMSVVCKNSKKVTFRCREKDLVGDVPEARYGHSIDVVYSRGKSMGVLFGGRSYMPLAQRTTEKWNSVADCLPHVFLVDFEFGCATSYILPELQDGLSFHVSIARNDTIYILGGHSLANNIRPANLYRIRIDLPLGSPAVNCTVLPGGISVSSAVVTQINSDEFVIVGGYQLENQKRMICNIISLEDNKIEVREMETPDWTPDIKHSKIWFGSNMGNGTIFLGIPGDSKQAASEAFYFYMLKCAEDDVNEDQKTFTNSQTSTEDPGDSTPFEDSEEFCFSAEAYSFDGDDEFDTYNEDDEEDESETGYWIVCCPTCDVDINTWVPFYSTELNKPAMIYCSHGDGHWVHAQCMDLAESTLIHLSEGSNKYYCNEHVEIARALQTPKRVLPLKKPPMKSLRKKGSGKILTPAKKSFLRRLFE, encoded by the coding sequence ATGTCCCTGCAGATGGTAACAGTCAGTAACAACATAGGCTTAATTCAACCAGGATTCTCACTGATGAATTTTGATGGGcaagtttttttctttggccAAAAAGGCTGGCCGAAGAGATCCTGCCCTACTGGAGTTTTCCATTTTGATATAAAGCATAATCATCTCAAACTGAAGCCTACAGTTTTCTCCAAGGATTCCTGCTACCTTCCTCCTCTTCGCTACCCAGCCACGTGCACAGTCAAAGGCAGCTCGGAGTCAGAAAAGCATCAATATATCATCCATGGAGGGAAAACACCAAACAATGAGCTTTCAGATAAGATTTATGTCATGTCTGTTGTTTGCAAGAACAGCAAAAAAGTTACTTTTCGCTGCAGGGAGAAAGACTTGGTAGGAGATGTTCCTGAAGCCAGATATGGTCATTCTATTGATGTGGTGTATAGCCGAGGGAAAAGTATGGGTGTTCTCTTTGGAGGACGGTCATACATGCCATTAGCCCAAAGAACCACGGAAAAGTGGAATAGTGTAGCTGACTGCCTGCCCCATGTTTTTCTGGTGGATTTTGAATTTGGGTGTGCTACATCATATATTCTTCCAGAACTTCAGGATGGGCTATCTTTTCATGTCTCTATTGCCAGAAATGATACCATCTACATTTTAGGAGGACATTCACTTGCCAATAACATTCGCCCTGCCAACCTGTACAGAATAAGAATTGACCTTCCCCTGGGTAGCCCAGCTGTTAATTGTACAGTCTTGCCAGGAGGGATCTCTGTCTCCAGTGCAGTCGTGACTCAAATTAACAGTGATGAATTTGTTATTGTTGGTGGCTATCAGCttgaaaatcaaaaaagaatgaTCTGCAACATcatctctttagaggacaacaAAATAGAAGTTCGTGAAATGGAGACACCGGATTGGACCCCAGACATTAAACACAGCAAGATATGGTTTGGAAGCAACATGGGAAATGGAACTATTTTTCTTGGCATTCCAGGAGACAGTAAACAAGCTGCTTCAGAAGcattctatttttatatgttgaaatgtGCTGAAGATGATGTGAATGAGGATCAGAAAACATTCACAAACAGTCAGACATCAACAGAAGATCCAGGGGACTCTACCCCCTTTGAAGACTCAGAAGAATTTTGTTTCAGTGCAGAAGCATATAGTTTTGATGGCGATGATGAATTTGATACCTATAatgaagatgatgaggaagaTGAGTCTGAGACAGGCTACTGGATTGTATGCTGCCCTACTTGTGACGTGGATATCAACACTTGGGTACCATTCTATTCAACTGAACTAAACAAACCTGCCATGATCTACTGTTCCCATGGAGATGGGCACTGGGTCCATGCCCAGTGCATGGATCTGGCGGAAAGCACACTCATCCATCTGTCAGAAGGAAGCAACAAGTATTACTGCAATGAGCATGTGGAGATAGCAAGAGCACTACAAACCCCGAAAAGAGTTCTACCCTTAAAAAAGCCTCCCATGAAATCCCTCCGTAAAAAGGGTTCTGGGAAAATCTTGACTCCTGCCAAGAAATCCTTTCTTAGAAGATTGTTTGAATAG